One window of the Rhizorhabdus dicambivorans genome contains the following:
- a CDS encoding SGNH/GDSL hydrolase family protein → MIGLFALAAATAATPAVTGDCAGALCDYSVLRPWFEKLAAARGGSGKPVHILQIGDSHTIGDSITGAWREALQARYGSGGRGVMPPGRPFQGYNPRGVSVDMSPGWTISSIFGAGSQNPAGARGLAGFSITSNVAGARIGLTASANETFTRLILCATAEPGAGNLVVTAGSQVDRMELGALLTRPECKTFEYDRPQYAVSVVTEGGPVTITSWASFRDAGGVALSNVGVVGSQFVHFSRNDDAVVAEELRSYDPDLIVIAFGTNEGFAPRVSPQEYEITLRTQIGRIRRLAGRVPILLLGAPDALTRRNELLSNAPTVTPAPCIEPVTLPPADPPPPPVASPADPQGIDDVLDSLGRSAAVAGGTAPVVPAPAATPAPRTGWAITARPLFPPPGLKVVREVQRKVAHQLRLAFWDWEARMGGRCTAVTWVKLQPTRMRGDYVHYNTLGGQDIAGRLQADLDAAMNAGGSWWR, encoded by the coding sequence ATGATCGGCCTGTTCGCCCTCGCCGCCGCGACCGCCGCGACGCCTGCCGTGACAGGCGATTGCGCTGGGGCCCTGTGCGATTATTCGGTGCTGCGGCCGTGGTTCGAAAAGCTCGCCGCCGCGCGTGGCGGCAGCGGCAAGCCGGTCCACATTCTCCAGATCGGCGACAGCCACACCATCGGCGATTCGATCACTGGCGCCTGGCGGGAGGCGCTGCAGGCCCGCTACGGCAGCGGCGGGCGCGGCGTGATGCCGCCCGGCAGGCCCTTCCAGGGCTATAATCCGCGCGGGGTCAGCGTCGATATGTCGCCCGGCTGGACGATATCCTCGATCTTCGGTGCCGGATCGCAGAATCCGGCCGGCGCGCGTGGCCTTGCGGGTTTCAGCATCACCTCGAACGTCGCCGGCGCCCGGATCGGGCTGACGGCTTCGGCGAACGAGACCTTCACCCGCCTGATTCTCTGCGCGACGGCGGAGCCCGGCGCCGGCAATCTTGTCGTCACGGCCGGCAGCCAGGTCGACCGGATGGAGCTGGGTGCCCTGCTCACCCGCCCCGAATGCAAGACCTTCGAATATGATCGGCCGCAATATGCGGTCTCGGTCGTCACCGAGGGCGGCCCGGTGACGATCACCAGCTGGGCCAGCTTCCGCGATGCCGGCGGGGTGGCGCTGTCGAACGTCGGGGTGGTCGGATCGCAGTTCGTCCATTTCAGCCGCAACGACGATGCCGTGGTGGCGGAGGAGCTGCGCAGCTACGATCCCGATCTGATCGTCATCGCCTTCGGCACCAATGAGGGCTTCGCCCCCCGCGTCAGCCCGCAGGAATATGAGATCACCCTGCGCACCCAGATCGGTCGCATCCGCCGCCTCGCGGGCCGGGTGCCGATCCTGCTGCTCGGCGCGCCCGACGCGCTGACCCGCCGCAACGAACTCCTCTCCAACGCGCCCACCGTCACGCCCGCGCCCTGTATCGAGCCGGTCACCCTGCCGCCCGCCGATCCGCCGCCGCCGCCCGTAGCGTCTCCGGCCGATCCGCAAGGCATCGACGACGTGCTCGACTCGCTCGGCCGCAGCGCCGCTGTCGCCGGCGGCACCGCCCCGGTCGTCCCGGCGCCCGCCGCCACGCCCGCGCCGCGCACCGGCTGGGCGATCACCGCCCGCCCGCTCTTCCCGCCGCCGGGGCTGAAAGTGGTGCGAGAGGTGCAGCGCAAGGTCGCCCACCAGCTCCGCCTGGCCTTCTGGGACTGGGAAGCGCGGATGGGCGGCCGCTGCACCGCGGTCACCTGGGTCAAGCTGCAGCCGACCCGGATGCGCGGCGACTATGTCCATTACAACACGCTCGGCGGGCAGGACATCGCCGGCCGCCTCCAGGCCGATCTCGACGCCGCGATGAACGCTGGCGGAAGCTGGTGGCGATGA
- a CDS encoding diacylglycerol/lipid kinase family protein, with protein MKKAEPFSPVGLSGAMRAWLIVNPASGSVTETHSIDALAAETAIELVRTTIFPDEPLPRADDLATERIELLILFAGDGTINAAACALDGWGGRVLVLPGGTMNMLAKQLHGSADPKAIVARAAADPAPEAIPLPFVEAGPHRAFVAMIAGPPAAWAHAREAVRKGRLQAAWRAARIAWTRSFAGGVRLRGTPRDRRHRAVVAIPDPGGMEIAAIDVDGWIGAVRLGLEWLAGDWRTSPAVTIMTPDAASIEGGRAIHLLFDGESVKLPGPLRVSHGMTRLGFIRTIGSEDEQ; from the coding sequence GTGAAGAAGGCGGAACCCTTCTCCCCGGTGGGGCTTTCCGGCGCCATGCGCGCCTGGCTGATCGTCAACCCCGCCTCCGGATCGGTGACCGAGACGCACTCAATCGATGCGCTGGCAGCGGAGACCGCGATCGAACTGGTCCGCACAACGATCTTTCCCGACGAGCCGCTGCCGCGCGCCGACGATCTCGCTACCGAGCGGATCGAACTGCTGATCCTGTTCGCGGGCGACGGCACAATCAATGCGGCGGCCTGCGCGCTCGACGGCTGGGGCGGTCGGGTGCTGGTGCTACCCGGCGGCACGATGAACATGCTGGCGAAACAGCTTCATGGCAGTGCCGATCCAAAAGCGATCGTGGCGCGCGCCGCCGCTGATCCGGCGCCGGAGGCCATTCCCCTACCCTTCGTCGAGGCGGGGCCGCACCGCGCCTTCGTCGCGATGATCGCCGGGCCGCCCGCTGCCTGGGCCCATGCACGCGAGGCCGTGCGCAAGGGCCGGCTGCAGGCGGCCTGGCGCGCCGCGCGGATCGCCTGGACGCGCAGCTTCGCCGGCGGCGTAAGGCTGCGCGGGACACCGCGCGACCGGCGGCACCGCGCGGTGGTGGCGATTCCCGATCCCGGCGGCATGGAAATCGCGGCGATCGACGTCGACGGCTGGATCGGCGCCGTCAGGCTGGGCCTCGAATGGCTGGCGGGAGACTGGCGCACCTCGCCTGCCGTCACGATCATGACGCCCGATGCCGCGTCGATCGAGGGCGGCCGCGCGATCCACCTGCTGTTCGACGGGGAGAGCGTGAAGCTTCCCGGCCCGTTGCGCGTTTCGCATGGCATGACCCGGCTAGGCTTCATCCGCACCATCGGCAGCGAGGACGAGCAATGA
- a CDS encoding cell wall hydrolase: protein MTAKIAQHPLMFAAMLIAAATGAMGFAAIPASTQPTLAYELTPQITADDRIVDDGIDRVLFKEAIASASSKIDKQLECMAKVVHHEASNQPRSGQLAVAQLIMNRVGQDRFGESVCEVVNQRGQFFQTASYNPKRTTDRWATAVEVSRQAMAGAGDQVVPGAVFYHAASHSPNRFFRTRQRISMVGDHVFYR from the coding sequence ATGACCGCGAAAATCGCTCAACACCCGCTCATGTTCGCGGCGATGCTGATTGCCGCTGCAACGGGCGCGATGGGCTTTGCGGCTATTCCCGCGTCGACGCAGCCGACGCTCGCCTACGAACTCACTCCCCAGATCACCGCCGACGACAGGATTGTCGATGACGGCATCGATCGGGTCCTTTTCAAGGAGGCGATCGCCTCCGCCAGCAGCAAGATCGACAAGCAGCTCGAGTGCATGGCCAAGGTCGTGCACCACGAAGCCAGCAACCAGCCGCGCAGCGGCCAGCTCGCCGTCGCCCAGCTGATCATGAACCGCGTCGGCCAGGATCGCTTCGGCGAATCGGTCTGCGAGGTGGTCAACCAGCGTGGCCAGTTCTTCCAGACGGCATCCTACAACCCGAAGCGGACCACCGACCGCTGGGCCACTGCCGTGGAGGTATCGCGCCAGGCGATGGCCGGCGCAGGCGACCAGGTCGTCCCCGGCGCGGTTTTCTACCACGCCGCCTCCCATTCGCCGAACCGCTTCTTCCGGACGCGTCAGCGCATCTCGATGGTCGGCGACCACGTCTTCTACAGATAA
- a CDS encoding metallophosphoesterase family protein, producing the protein MIRLFHVSDLHFGCADEAALDWFAGAVAAERPDAVAVTGDLTMRARAAEFEAAARWLESLDVPMTIEPGNHDLPWNPISRLLRPYRRFRRLERHLEKPLDLPGLWLVPLKTTARAQWRHNWSWGVVSRRSLDAALTLLHRRPPDAVAVIAAHHPLVDRDDIRSRGRTLRGQEALAQLAAAGAGAVLSGHVHDPFDAEIEAGGRAIRVIGAGTLSQRTRASRPSFNMLTIDGGRIETVPRTMG; encoded by the coding sequence ATGATCCGCCTGTTCCATGTCAGCGACCTGCATTTCGGCTGCGCCGACGAGGCTGCGCTCGACTGGTTCGCCGGGGCGGTGGCGGCCGAGCGGCCCGATGCCGTGGCGGTGACCGGCGACCTGACGATGCGCGCCCGCGCCGCCGAGTTCGAGGCGGCGGCGCGCTGGCTGGAAAGCCTGGACGTGCCCATGACGATCGAGCCCGGCAATCACGACCTGCCGTGGAATCCGATCAGCCGGCTGCTGCGCCCCTATCGGCGCTTCCGGCGGCTGGAACGCCACCTGGAAAAGCCGCTGGACCTGCCGGGCCTATGGCTGGTGCCGCTGAAGACCACCGCGCGCGCGCAATGGCGCCACAACTGGTCCTGGGGGGTGGTGAGCCGCCGCAGCCTGGACGCCGCCCTGACGCTGCTGCACCGCCGCCCGCCCGACGCGGTGGCGGTGATCGCCGCCCATCACCCGCTGGTGGACCGCGACGACATCCGGTCGCGCGGGCGCACGCTGCGCGGGCAGGAAGCGCTTGCCCAGCTGGCGGCAGCCGGGGCCGGCGCGGTGCTGAGCGGCCATGTCCACGACCCGTTCGACGCCGAAATCGAGGCGGGCGGGCGGGCGATCCGGGTGATCGGCGCGGGAACGCTGTCCCAGCGCACGCGCGCCTCGCGGCCTTCCTTCAACATGCTGACGATCGATGGCGGACGGATCGAGACGGTGCCGCGGACGATGGGCTGA
- a CDS encoding MBOAT family O-acyltransferase, whose amino-acid sequence MLFPTLDFGLFFLAAFVLVWAVSASNEWRKLLLLVLSWAFYGAWDWRFVALLIASAVINWGAAGLIYAARTRGTQKAIVTVGVIANLGILGFFKYYDFFLEQLGALLAGWGMARDLPLLQIVLPVGVSFFTFQGMSYLIDVYRGRLKAASLLDITLLMSFFPHLVAGPIVRGADLLPQFEKTPRLNRDMVAMGLLLIVWGLFKKAVVASELSVNLVDPVFFDPSAHSSLDLLLAAYGYAVQIYCDFSAYSDMAIGIAALFGYRFPRNFNQPYRAASLQDFWRRWHISLSSWLRDYLYIGLGGNRGGLFMQCRNILLTMLLGGFWHGAKWTFLIWGGLHGGVQVIETLWRKAGLPGLPKLLAILVTFHIVTLGWIFFRAESFDAAIAYLSGLGAGDWHNGMTTPLLAGLMLLGMAFHFTPPGLAQGIALRLRLLPAPLLGLLVAAAILLVDAMRYEGVAPFIYYQF is encoded by the coding sequence ATGCTCTTCCCCACGCTCGATTTCGGGCTGTTCTTCCTCGCCGCCTTCGTCCTCGTCTGGGCGGTGTCGGCCAGCAACGAATGGCGCAAGCTGCTGCTGCTGGTACTCAGCTGGGCCTTCTACGGCGCGTGGGACTGGCGGTTCGTCGCGCTGCTGATCGCCTCAGCCGTGATCAACTGGGGCGCGGCGGGGCTGATCTACGCCGCGCGGACGCGGGGCACGCAGAAGGCGATCGTCACCGTCGGCGTGATCGCCAATCTCGGCATCCTCGGCTTCTTCAAATATTATGATTTCTTCCTCGAACAACTCGGCGCACTCCTCGCGGGCTGGGGCATGGCGCGCGATCTTCCGCTGCTGCAGATCGTGCTACCGGTCGGCGTGTCCTTCTTCACCTTCCAGGGCATGTCCTATCTGATTGACGTCTATCGCGGGCGTCTCAAGGCGGCGTCGCTGCTGGATATCACCCTGCTCATGTCCTTCTTCCCGCATCTCGTCGCGGGGCCGATCGTGCGCGGCGCCGACTTGCTGCCTCAGTTCGAAAAGACCCCCCGGCTCAATCGCGACATGGTGGCGATGGGACTGCTGCTGATCGTCTGGGGGCTGTTCAAGAAGGCGGTGGTCGCCTCGGAACTGTCGGTCAACCTCGTCGATCCGGTGTTCTTCGATCCGTCGGCCCATTCGAGCCTCGATCTGCTGCTCGCCGCCTATGGCTATGCGGTGCAGATCTATTGCGACTTCTCGGCCTATAGCGACATGGCGATCGGCATCGCGGCGCTGTTCGGCTACCGCTTCCCGCGCAACTTCAACCAGCCCTATCGCGCCGCCTCGCTCCAGGATTTCTGGCGTCGCTGGCATATCAGCCTGTCGAGCTGGTTGCGCGACTATCTCTATATCGGCCTCGGCGGCAATCGCGGCGGCCTCTTCATGCAGTGCCGCAACATATTGCTGACGATGCTGCTCGGCGGCTTCTGGCACGGCGCCAAATGGACCTTCCTGATCTGGGGCGGCCTCCATGGCGGCGTCCAGGTGATCGAGACGCTGTGGCGCAAGGCGGGACTGCCGGGCCTGCCGAAGCTGCTCGCCATCCTCGTCACCTTCCACATCGTCACGCTCGGCTGGATTTTCTTCCGTGCCGAAAGCTTCGACGCCGCGATCGCCTATCTCTCCGGGCTCGGCGCGGGCGATTGGCACAACGGCATGACGACGCCGCTGCTCGCCGGGCTGATGCTGCTCGGCATGGCCTTTCACTTCACCCCGCCTGGGCTGGCGCAGGGGATCGCGCTGCGGCTGAGGCTGCTGCCGGCGCCGCTACTCGGCCTGCTGGTGGCGGCCGCGATCCTGCTGGTCGATGCGATGCGCTACGAAGGGGTCGCGCCCTTCATCTACTATCAGTTCTGA
- a CDS encoding AI-2E family transporter, translated as MAAQVEMAYRRDRLLAWLALTAGAGIILAIPFALRSGSEFFLPVTTALVIAVAMVPLLEWLERRGLPSPMAALLCVLLFLGLANAAIASVIVPATEWFARLPSRIQLIRRNLSPLIDIYSSFERFVDETMGSLLRNSAARGRTVTVQQPNSLFDYVASAAPHLLVQMVFSTLVVYFFLSSWTRMRRRTITSRGSFSSAMTTARVIQEMVDRTSAYLATITAVNIGMGVLVSLMLWFAEMPSPIMWGGLVAILNYIPYFGPIVAAGLLAVGGLMTFSDLGYALVPALLFVAVHLVEANVLTPMLVGRRLTINPLLILVALSFWSWVWGTPGALLAVPLLIIVKTVLDAAGRPDIAGFLFAEGTFTNTHQDEEAALPPELR; from the coding sequence ATGGCCGCGCAGGTGGAGATGGCCTATCGCCGCGATCGGCTGCTTGCCTGGCTGGCGCTGACGGCCGGGGCGGGGATCATCCTCGCCATACCCTTCGCGCTGCGCTCGGGCTCCGAATTCTTCCTGCCGGTCACCACCGCGCTGGTGATCGCGGTGGCGATGGTGCCGCTGCTCGAATGGCTGGAACGGCGCGGCCTGCCGTCGCCGATGGCGGCACTGCTCTGCGTGCTCCTGTTCCTCGGCCTCGCCAATGCGGCGATCGCCTCGGTGATCGTGCCCGCCACCGAATGGTTCGCGCGGCTGCCCTCGCGCATCCAGCTGATCCGCAGAAATCTGTCGCCGCTGATCGACATCTATTCCTCGTTCGAACGCTTCGTCGACGAGACGATGGGCTCGCTGCTGCGCAATTCGGCGGCGCGCGGGCGCACGGTGACGGTGCAGCAGCCCAATTCGCTGTTCGATTATGTCGCCAGCGCGGCACCGCACCTGCTCGTCCAGATGGTTTTCTCCACCCTTGTCGTCTATTTCTTCCTGTCGAGCTGGACGCGGATGCGGCGGCGGACGATCACCAGCCGGGGCAGCTTCTCCAGCGCGATGACGACCGCGCGGGTGATCCAGGAGATGGTCGATCGCACCTCGGCCTATCTGGCCACCATCACGGCGGTGAACATCGGCATGGGCGTGCTGGTCTCGCTGATGCTGTGGTTCGCGGAGATGCCCAGCCCGATCATGTGGGGTGGCCTTGTCGCGATCCTCAACTACATCCCCTATTTCGGCCCGATCGTCGCGGCGGGCCTGCTGGCGGTCGGCGGGCTGATGACCTTTTCGGATCTCGGCTATGCGCTGGTGCCGGCGCTGCTGTTCGTCGCGGTCCACCTCGTCGAGGCGAATGTGCTGACGCCGATGCTGGTCGGCCGGCGGCTGACCATCAATCCGCTGCTCATCCTCGTCGCGCTCAGTTTCTGGAGCTGGGTGTGGGGCACGCCGGGGGCGCTGCTCGCGGTGCCGCTGCTGATCATCGTCAAGACGGTGCTCGATGCCGCGGGCCGGCCCGACATCGCCGGATTCCTGTTCGCCGAGGGCACCTTCACCAACACCCATCAGGACGAGGAGGCAGCCCTCCCGCCCGAGCTCCGATGA
- a CDS encoding GGDEF domain-containing protein — MRNRGRAAGVMKERLPEGTYIELVQSLFGLTLPAVIMTLCFVGTGAYILSRHEDDLLLLFYGIGIIASVVRLAVLFGLRAKARTPGLGGHVARSIERRFGYSYIAFAAAFGLFSARAYGAVETDLHIPLVAMVFGYGAGVAATVSLRLWVSVTAILIAIVPMILVSLFMPGGAHWGTGVLTGLFLGGGVLSMVQRYRETSSQISMRRLMETLARQDSLTGLPNRLVLRERFDALAAGSDESALIAVHCVDINRLEPVNEMYGHMAGDALLKAVAQRLRRVVRGDNLVIHLNGDDFVVIQPNMTEPREAELLAHQIVANLDKSYAVAGEDIIITANIGYAVDMQSGAELERLLVAAERALLSGKRGASGVAASEGDPWRGHAHAAA; from the coding sequence TTGCGGAACCGTGGTCGCGCTGCCGGCGTGATGAAGGAACGGTTGCCCGAAGGCACCTATATCGAACTGGTCCAGTCGCTGTTCGGCCTCACCCTGCCGGCGGTGATCATGACGCTCTGCTTCGTCGGCACCGGCGCCTATATATTGTCGCGCCACGAAGACGATCTTCTCCTCCTGTTCTACGGCATCGGCATCATTGCCTCGGTGGTGCGCCTCGCCGTGCTGTTCGGGCTGCGCGCCAAGGCCCGGACGCCGGGGCTCGGCGGGCATGTCGCCCGTTCGATCGAACGGCGCTTCGGCTATTCCTATATCGCCTTCGCGGCGGCCTTCGGCCTGTTCAGCGCGCGCGCCTATGGGGCGGTCGAAACCGATCTGCACATTCCGCTGGTCGCGATGGTGTTCGGCTATGGCGCCGGCGTCGCCGCCACCGTCTCGCTGCGCCTGTGGGTCAGTGTCACCGCGATCCTGATCGCGATCGTGCCGATGATCCTGGTCAGCCTGTTCATGCCCGGCGGCGCGCATTGGGGTACGGGGGTGCTCACCGGGCTGTTCCTGGGCGGCGGCGTGCTGTCGATGGTGCAGCGCTACCGCGAGACCTCCTCGCAGATATCGATGCGCCGCCTGATGGAGACGCTCGCCCGCCAGGATTCGCTCACCGGCCTGCCCAACCGGCTGGTGCTGCGCGAGCGGTTCGACGCGCTGGCCGCCGGATCGGACGAATCGGCGCTGATCGCGGTCCACTGCGTCGACATCAACCGGCTGGAGCCGGTCAACGAGATGTACGGCCACATGGCCGGCGATGCGCTGCTCAAGGCGGTGGCGCAGCGGCTGCGGCGCGTGGTGCGGGGCGACAATCTCGTTATCCATCTCAACGGCGACGATTTCGTCGTCATCCAACCGAATATGACCGAGCCGCGCGAGGCCGAGCTGCTCGCCCACCAGATCGTCGCCAATCTCGACAAGAGCTACGCGGTGGCGGGGGAAGACATCATCATCACCGCCAATATCGGCTATGCCGTCGACATGCAGAGCGGCGCCGAGCTCGAACGGCTGCTCGTCGCGGCGGAACGGGCGCTGCTCAGCGGCAAGCGGGGCGCAAGCGGGGTCGCCGCGTCGGAGGGCGATCCCTGGCGCGGCCACGCCCATGCGGCGGCCTGA